Proteins encoded in a region of the Pseudomonas viciae genome:
- a CDS encoding pilus assembly protein produces the protein MRNTEVRRGWMQMVWGALLSLYLMAPAYAFTPSDSPLLSAGAVTPNVMLLIDDSGSMNNIIWAAGFDPTVTQTRTYACNANNNCNDRYELDPEDSNILLLSLFRGGCSSGWYGFYRPSLGRICLRLPDPVGSGDTRYTAKYLAYLVTLANGSNRDFTTGSIPTDYRINVARDVSNDLVANNRALRIGLATFNPPNFSNSGPGGYIARAVSDLSPVSGSVTQTQANSNYNALINAINALGAVANTPLAESYYEVTRYFRGMAPYYNGTPSTYTSPIQYRCQKNFGVVITDGLPTYDRTFPTNDPLGGSRLPNWDGISTNDGANRNGDAEGDTLYLDDIAKFAFDIDMRSTGTDATGQSWNAADFPRQYLNTYTVGFAVTNTMLSDAARYGAGKYYPASDSAGLNDALSSALSDITSKAGSGGAGTTNAATVSSTSSYYQTTYDPKDWRGTVRAFGFTPAGTVDRAAVQWTTDTVIVPGATAPIYQSWNTATNAPVTLAYGNFSPAQQTSLSQNLPTGITGNDLVEWSKGVNKTGLKVRSVLLGDIINSPLVLASPNEQTAADLLNDTSYSTYLTTKAANMDTNLVVNANDGFFSVINSANGTRRYAYMPSSVLPSLQDIADTNYINGVSHKFLVDGQIGVFDTQSGSAWKTVALGGTGAGGKTFYAVQLFDAAAGDVLRALWEISAPTVANTANAFNDLGYAYARPEVARLADGRWAAFISNGYGSNSGVAALYVVDIRDGSLIRKIVINSSETGNGLSSVKLRVNSQNVVQAAYGGDLKGRMWKFDLSGTSPTAWGVAFSGQPLFTAPGGATQPITVQPLLANNPQGGTQVFFGTGKFNETADKLNKDLQGFYSIWDATGGAGQITVSSLQAQSITGVFSGSTGQFVTTSQTDVNYPSKKGWYLPLVYNNVLTGERVINPANLVLGRVVFTTAAVDTTDPCASFGTGKLIELDAFNGKMLNYAVLDTNGDGTLNSADTISSGVVFTGGIPTLSAVVSASGATNMIVNDSGGGITDLLEKSVGGSRRIMWRQIQ, from the coding sequence ATGCGAAATACTGAGGTGCGCCGTGGCTGGATGCAGATGGTATGGGGGGCGTTGCTCAGCCTTTACCTGATGGCCCCGGCCTATGCCTTCACGCCTTCGGACTCGCCGCTGCTGAGTGCCGGCGCCGTTACGCCGAACGTGATGCTGCTGATCGATGACTCGGGGAGTATGAATAATATTATTTGGGCGGCGGGGTTTGATCCGACGGTGACGCAAACGCGCACTTATGCATGCAACGCCAATAACAATTGCAACGATAGGTATGAGCTGGATCCGGAAGACTCGAACATTTTGTTATTGAGTCTGTTTCGTGGCGGCTGCTCGTCTGGCTGGTACGGTTTCTATCGGCCCAGCCTTGGCCGAATCTGTCTGCGGCTGCCGGACCCGGTGGGGAGCGGTGATACCCGTTACACCGCCAAGTACCTGGCGTATCTGGTGACCCTGGCCAACGGCTCGAACCGGGATTTCACCACCGGCTCGATCCCCACCGACTATCGAATCAACGTGGCACGGGACGTCTCCAACGATCTGGTCGCCAACAACCGCGCTTTGCGCATCGGTCTGGCCACCTTCAACCCGCCCAACTTCAGCAACTCTGGTCCAGGGGGCTACATTGCCCGCGCCGTCAGCGACCTGTCGCCGGTCAGCGGCAGCGTGACCCAGACCCAGGCCAACAGCAACTACAACGCGCTGATCAACGCAATTAACGCCCTGGGCGCTGTCGCGAATACGCCGCTCGCCGAGAGCTATTACGAGGTCACTCGATACTTCAGGGGCATGGCGCCGTACTACAACGGCACACCGAGTACCTACACCAGCCCGATCCAGTACCGTTGCCAGAAAAACTTCGGCGTGGTGATCACCGACGGTTTGCCCACCTATGACCGCACCTTTCCCACCAACGACCCGTTAGGCGGTTCCCGTCTGCCGAACTGGGATGGCATCAGCACCAACGACGGTGCTAACCGTAACGGTGACGCGGAGGGCGACACGCTTTACCTGGACGACATCGCCAAGTTCGCCTTCGACATCGACATGCGCTCCACCGGTACCGACGCCACCGGCCAAAGCTGGAACGCTGCGGATTTCCCCCGCCAGTACCTCAACACCTACACGGTGGGATTTGCCGTCACCAATACGATGCTGTCCGATGCTGCCCGCTACGGCGCGGGCAAGTATTATCCGGCGAGCGACAGCGCAGGCCTGAACGATGCCCTGTCATCTGCCTTGAGCGACATCACCTCCAAGGCCGGGTCCGGCGGCGCTGGCACCACCAACGCCGCCACGGTGTCCAGCACCTCCAGTTACTACCAGACCACCTATGACCCCAAGGATTGGCGCGGCACTGTCCGGGCGTTTGGCTTCACCCCGGCAGGCACGGTCGACAGGGCCGCGGTGCAATGGACTACCGACACCGTGATCGTGCCCGGCGCCACGGCGCCGATCTATCAATCCTGGAACACGGCGACCAACGCGCCAGTGACACTGGCCTACGGTAATTTTTCACCCGCCCAGCAAACCAGCCTCAGCCAGAACCTGCCCACGGGGATCACCGGCAACGACTTGGTGGAGTGGAGCAAGGGCGTCAATAAAACCGGCTTGAAGGTACGCAGCGTGTTGCTGGGGGACATCATCAATTCGCCGCTGGTGCTGGCATCGCCCAATGAGCAGACCGCTGCGGATTTGCTGAACGACACCAGCTACAGCACCTACCTGACGACCAAGGCGGCGAACATGGACACCAACCTGGTGGTGAACGCCAACGATGGTTTTTTCAGTGTCATCAACAGCGCCAACGGTACCCGGCGCTACGCCTACATGCCGTCAAGCGTGCTGCCGTCATTGCAGGACATTGCCGACACCAACTACATCAATGGCGTGAGCCACAAGTTTTTAGTGGATGGACAGATCGGTGTATTCGATACCCAGTCGGGGAGTGCCTGGAAAACGGTGGCCCTGGGCGGAACCGGTGCCGGGGGCAAAACGTTCTATGCGGTTCAGCTGTTCGATGCGGCGGCGGGCGATGTGTTGCGGGCGTTGTGGGAAATCAGCGCGCCGACGGTTGCCAACACCGCCAATGCCTTCAATGATTTGGGCTACGCCTATGCCCGCCCTGAAGTCGCCCGCCTGGCGGACGGCCGCTGGGCTGCGTTCATCTCCAATGGCTACGGCAGCAACAGCGGTGTGGCGGCGTTGTACGTGGTGGATATCCGCGACGGTTCGTTGATCAGGAAAATCGTGATCAACAGCAGCGAGACCGGTAATGGCTTGTCGTCCGTCAAGCTGCGGGTCAACTCCCAGAACGTGGTGCAGGCTGCGTACGGTGGCGACTTGAAAGGACGGATGTGGAAGTTTGACCTCAGCGGCACTTCTCCAACCGCCTGGGGCGTAGCGTTTTCCGGTCAGCCATTGTTCACGGCGCCCGGTGGCGCGACCCAGCCGATCACCGTTCAACCGCTGCTGGCGAACAACCCCCAGGGCGGCACCCAGGTCTTTTTCGGCACCGGTAAATTCAATGAGACGGCGGATAAACTCAACAAGGATCTGCAGGGGTTCTACTCAATCTGGGATGCCACTGGCGGGGCGGGGCAAATCACGGTGTCGAGCTTGCAGGCCCAGTCCATTACGGGGGTGTTCTCGGGCAGCACGGGGCAATTCGTGACCACCAGCCAGACCGATGTGAACTATCCATCGAAGAAAGGTTGGTACCTGCCCTTGGTGTACAACAATGTGCTGACCGGGGAGCGGGTGATCAATCCGGCCAATCTGGTGCTCGGGCGCGTGGTCTTTACCACGGCCGCTGTAGACACCACTGACCCGTGTGCCAGC
- a CDS encoding pilus assembly PilX family protein, with protein sequence MNSTPIKHSQRGMALLVSLVFLLLLTLIGLSSMQSATLQEKMTSSVMLRNQSFQVAEAALRIGESAVQVETYSLPVCTTTIQCAPPPESATVNAAGRSSSGVLWVAAAGGFYGVQNIGTTLAAVNVPSNTSATLYRITAVAVVGNNQRSVVESIYAKY encoded by the coding sequence ATGAATTCGACGCCTATCAAGCACAGCCAGCGTGGCATGGCCTTGCTGGTCAGCCTGGTTTTCCTGCTGCTCCTGACGCTGATTGGCCTGTCATCGATGCAGAGCGCCACCCTTCAGGAAAAAATGACCAGCAGCGTCATGTTGCGCAACCAGTCTTTCCAGGTGGCCGAGGCGGCGTTGAGGATCGGTGAGAGCGCGGTGCAGGTCGAGACCTATTCCTTGCCAGTCTGTACCACCACGATCCAATGCGCGCCGCCGCCTGAGTCGGCGACCGTTAACGCTGCAGGACGTTCATCTTCGGGTGTGCTCTGGGTTGCCGCCGCCGGTGGGTTTTATGGCGTGCAGAACATAGGCACCACGCTCGCGGCGGTCAATGTGCCCAGCAATACCTCGGCGACGCTGTACAGGATCACGGCGGTGGCTGTGGTGGGGAATAACCAGCGCAGCGTGGTGGAGAGCATTTATGCGAAATACTGA
- a CDS encoding PilW family protein, whose product MNRHCRGFGLIELMIALVLSLIVILGVVQIFIAAKNTYISQGAAAVMQEDARFALSKMVQEIRMVGMFGCLGTITDASTANDFNASQITPIRWDHANLKLTLVTTDVGSGGGAPTWTVVSDCRTSATAYTGVRVPAAGQMAFPIRRLIYSFSNNQLSMGTGAGNPTLAVLVDNVRAFDVTFGVASSATDIAASSYSSNPTDPALIRSVRLTLTLFDPKNAVREQTFNVVAALRNRLL is encoded by the coding sequence ATGAACAGGCATTGCCGGGGTTTCGGCCTGATCGAACTGATGATCGCGCTGGTGCTCAGCCTGATCGTCATCCTGGGCGTGGTGCAGATTTTCATTGCCGCCAAGAACACCTACATCAGCCAGGGTGCGGCGGCGGTGATGCAGGAAGACGCACGGTTTGCCCTGAGCAAAATGGTCCAGGAGATTCGCATGGTGGGCATGTTCGGTTGCCTGGGGACCATTACCGATGCTTCCACGGCCAATGATTTCAATGCCAGCCAGATCACCCCGATCCGCTGGGATCACGCCAACCTGAAACTGACCCTGGTGACGACGGATGTCGGCAGTGGCGGTGGCGCGCCGACCTGGACCGTCGTCTCCGATTGCCGCACCTCGGCAACGGCCTACACCGGGGTACGGGTACCGGCGGCCGGGCAGATGGCGTTTCCGATACGGCGGCTGATCTACAGCTTCAGTAATAACCAGTTGTCGATGGGCACAGGTGCCGGTAACCCGACCTTGGCGGTGCTGGTGGACAACGTCCGAGCCTTCGATGTGACGTTCGGTGTGGCCAGCAGCGCGACCGACATCGCGGCGTCGAGTTACAGCAGCAATCCAACGGATCCTGCGCTGATTCGCAGCGTGCGCCTGACCCTGACGCTCTTTGATCCGAAGAACGCGGTGCGTGAGCAGACCTTCAACGTGGTTGCCGCTTTGCGCAACCGGCTTTTGTGA
- the pilV gene encoding type IV pilus modification protein PilV, giving the protein MKDCSKRAQEGMTLIEVLVAVLILGVGLLGAAMIQLNALKYTDSSRMTSQASFIAYDMLDRIRANSGADYTVTPPNSPNLSVARDQDLYDFKTNIIAFGGATATGTIGLNQRVYTITISWDDARAANTADAAEARRSFVLTSRVAVDPVGTPP; this is encoded by the coding sequence ATGAAGGATTGCAGTAAAAGGGCGCAGGAGGGCATGACACTGATCGAAGTGCTGGTGGCCGTGCTGATCCTCGGCGTGGGTTTGCTGGGGGCGGCGATGATCCAACTCAATGCCCTCAAGTACACCGACAGCTCGCGCATGACCAGCCAGGCCAGTTTCATCGCCTATGACATGCTGGACCGCATCCGCGCCAACTCCGGCGCCGACTACACCGTCACGCCACCCAATTCGCCAAACCTCAGCGTCGCCCGGGACCAGGACCTCTACGACTTCAAGACCAACATCATTGCCTTCGGCGGCGCCACGGCCACCGGTACCATCGGGTTGAACCAGCGGGTCTATACCATCACCATTTCCTGGGACGATGCCCGGGCCGCCAACACGGCCGACGCAGCCGAGGCGCGGCGCAGCTTTGTGCTGACCAGCCGCGTCGCCGTCGACCCGGTGGGGACGCCGCCATGA
- a CDS encoding GspH/FimT family pseudopilin — MGLRTKGFTLIEVLVALGVLLILITLAVPAFTGSMQSTKADTEIGDLRRALNFARMEAIDRGITTRIRPTAQGGAWSGELMVYDNTGNPASPTNVLRVVPAMGSGVTLTLTSEVTNIDFNNLGGLSAPATSVSFNYVRGAQSRTLSVCLNGRIVLGGSCG; from the coding sequence ATGGGTCTTCGTACAAAAGGTTTCACGCTGATCGAGGTGTTGGTGGCCCTTGGCGTGCTGCTGATCCTGATCACCCTGGCGGTGCCGGCGTTTACCGGGTCGATGCAGAGCACCAAGGCCGATACCGAGATCGGCGATCTGCGCAGGGCGCTGAACTTTGCCCGGATGGAAGCGATCGACCGAGGTATCACCACACGCATTCGCCCCACGGCCCAGGGCGGTGCCTGGAGCGGTGAATTGATGGTGTATGACAACACTGGCAACCCGGCCTCCCCGACCAATGTATTGCGGGTTGTTCCAGCGATGGGCAGTGGCGTCACTCTGACGCTAACCTCAGAGGTGACCAACATAGACTTCAACAACCTTGGCGGGTTGTCGGCCCCGGCCACGTCGGTGAGTTTCAATTATGTAAGAGGGGCGCAGAGCAGGACGCTGAGTGTTTGCCTCAATGGAAGAATCGTACTGGGTGGAAGTTGCGGATGA
- a CDS encoding GspH/FimT family pseudopilin, which yields MYQQGFSLIELLMGLAIAAIVLPWAGSGYKALIESTERKDAALLLASGLRSARSEAITRNRTVVIRGIDNDWGRGWRITLDDDEKTLLMERSGRARVIGNWPVKRSVRFSSQGEALLPSGAFQAGTLHVCAKREPLSHHQVVLARTGRISLRSEKAEQAVCEKGLKAGNGHVALSASRK from the coding sequence ATGTATCAACAAGGCTTCAGCCTGATCGAACTGCTCATGGGACTGGCAATTGCGGCAATTGTTCTGCCGTGGGCCGGCTCCGGCTACAAAGCGCTGATCGAATCCACCGAACGCAAAGACGCCGCGCTGCTATTGGCCAGCGGCTTGCGCAGTGCCCGCAGTGAAGCCATCACGCGCAACCGAACAGTCGTGATCAGAGGGATAGACAATGATTGGGGCCGGGGCTGGCGGATCACACTGGACGACGATGAGAAGACATTGCTGATGGAGCGCAGCGGCCGCGCCCGGGTGATTGGCAACTGGCCGGTGAAACGTTCGGTGAGGTTCAGCAGCCAAGGCGAAGCGCTACTGCCCAGCGGCGCGTTCCAGGCCGGCACATTGCATGTCTGTGCCAAACGCGAGCCGCTCAGCCACCATCAGGTGGTGCTGGCGCGCACCGGACGCATCAGCCTGCGCAGCGAGAAAGCCGAGCAGGCCGTGTGCGAAAAAGGACTCAAAGCAGGGAACGGACACGTAGCTCTTTCGGCATCGAGAAAGTGA
- the ispH gene encoding 4-hydroxy-3-methylbut-2-enyl diphosphate reductase, translating to MQIKLANPRGFCAGVDRAIEIVNRALEVFGPPIYVRHEVVHNKFVVEDLRSRGAIFVEELDQVPDDVIVIFSAHGVSQAVRTEAAGRGLKVFDATCPLVTKVHIEVARYSRDGRECILIGHEGHPEVEGTMGQYDAKNGGTIYLVEDEEDVAALQVRNPESLAFVTQTTLSMDDTSRVIDALRARFPAIGGPRKDDICYATQNRQDAVKQLANECDVVLVVGSPNSSNSNRLRELAERMATPAYLIDGAEDMQRSWFDGVERIGITAGASAPEVLVRGVIQQLQAWGATGADELAGREENITFSMPKELRVRSLL from the coding sequence ATGCAAATCAAACTCGCCAACCCCCGTGGCTTCTGCGCCGGCGTGGACCGGGCGATCGAAATCGTCAACCGCGCCCTGGAAGTCTTCGGGCCGCCGATCTATGTGCGTCACGAAGTGGTCCACAACAAATTCGTCGTCGAAGACCTGCGTAGCCGCGGGGCGATCTTCGTCGAGGAACTGGACCAGGTCCCGGACGACGTCATCGTGATTTTCAGCGCCCACGGGGTTTCCCAGGCGGTGCGCACCGAAGCCGCCGGCCGTGGCCTGAAGGTATTCGACGCGACTTGCCCACTGGTGACCAAGGTGCATATCGAAGTCGCGCGCTACAGCCGTGACGGTCGTGAGTGCATCCTGATCGGTCACGAGGGTCATCCGGAAGTCGAAGGCACCATGGGCCAGTACGACGCCAAAAATGGCGGGACGATCTACCTGGTCGAGGACGAGGAGGACGTTGCGGCCTTGCAGGTCCGTAATCCCGAGAGCCTGGCTTTTGTCACCCAGACCACCCTGTCCATGGACGACACCAGTCGGGTGATCGACGCCCTGCGTGCTCGTTTCCCGGCCATCGGTGGTCCGCGCAAGGACGACATCTGCTACGCCACCCAGAACCGTCAGGACGCGGTCAAGCAACTGGCCAACGAATGCGATGTGGTCCTGGTGGTCGGCAGCCCGAACAGCTCCAACTCCAACCGCTTGCGTGAGCTGGCCGAGCGTATGGCCACCCCGGCCTACCTGATCGACGGTGCCGAGGACATGCAGCGCAGCTGGTTCGACGGCGTCGAGCGGATCGGCATCACCGCCGGAGCTTCCGCGCCGGAAGTGCTGGTGCGTGGTGTGATCCAGCAATTGCAGGCCTGGGGCGCAACCGGTGCCGATGAATTGGCCGGTCGCGAGGAGAACATCACTTTCTCGATGCCGAAAGAGCTACGTGTCCGTTCCCTGCTTTGA
- the fkpB gene encoding FKBP-type peptidyl-prolyl cis-trans isomerase, producing MTEQRIAQNTEVKLHFALHLENGDTVDSTFDKAPAVFKVGDGNLLPGFEAAIFGFKAGDKRTVVVPPENAFGQPNPQNVQTMPRSQFQDMELSQGLLVIFNDAANTELPGVVKAFDDAQVTVDFNHPLAGKTLSFEVEIIEVKAL from the coding sequence ATGACTGAGCAGCGTATCGCTCAAAACACTGAAGTGAAGCTGCACTTCGCCCTGCACCTGGAAAACGGCGACACCGTCGACAGCACCTTCGACAAGGCCCCGGCCGTATTCAAGGTCGGCGACGGCAACCTGCTGCCAGGCTTCGAAGCGGCGATTTTCGGTTTCAAGGCCGGTGACAAGCGCACCGTAGTGGTTCCACCGGAAAATGCCTTTGGTCAGCCCAACCCGCAAAACGTGCAGACCATGCCACGCTCCCAGTTCCAGGACATGGAACTGTCCCAGGGCCTGCTGGTGATCTTCAACGATGCAGCCAATACCGAGCTGCCGGGTGTGGTGAAGGCTTTCGACGACGCCCAGGTGACTGTGGACTTCAATCACCCGCTGGCGGGCAAGACCTTGAGCTTCGAGGTGGAAATCATCGAAGTGAAGGCGTTGTAA
- the lspA gene encoding signal peptidase II produces MPNVAPNTAGRFGRLSWLWLSVLVLVIDQASKFYFESSLTMYQQIVVIPDYFSWTLAYNTGAAFSFLADSSGWQRWLFALIAIVVSGVLVVWLKRLGRDETWLAVALALVLGGALGNLYDRIALGHVIDFILVHWQNRWYFPAFNFADSAISVGAVMLALDMFKSKKTGETVHD; encoded by the coding sequence ATGCCTAATGTGGCGCCTAATACAGCGGGCCGTTTCGGACGGCTGAGCTGGTTGTGGTTGAGCGTGCTGGTACTGGTCATCGACCAGGCCAGCAAGTTCTACTTCGAAAGCTCGTTGACCATGTACCAGCAGATCGTGGTCATTCCTGACTACTTCAGCTGGACCCTGGCCTACAACACCGGCGCAGCGTTCAGCTTCCTGGCCGACAGTTCGGGCTGGCAGCGCTGGTTGTTCGCCCTGATCGCCATTGTGGTCAGCGGCGTGCTGGTGGTCTGGCTCAAGCGCCTGGGCCGCGACGAGACCTGGCTGGCGGTGGCGCTGGCGTTGGTGCTCGGCGGCGCGCTGGGCAATCTTTACGACCGGATTGCCCTGGGCCATGTGATCGATTTCATCCTGGTGCATTGGCAGAACCGCTGGTATTTCCCGGCGTTCAACTTTGCCGACAGTGCTATTAGCGTGGGCGCGGTGATGCTCGCCCTGGACATGTTCAAGAGCAAGAAAACCGGAGAAACCGTCCATGACTGA
- the ileS gene encoding isoleucine--tRNA ligase gives MTDYKATLNLPDTAFPMKAGLPQREPQILQRWDSIGLYGKLREIGKDRPKFVLHDGPPYANGTIHIGHALNKILKDMIIRSKTLSGFDAPYVPGWDCHGLPIEHKVEVTHGKNLGADKTRELCRAYATEQIEGQKSEFIRLGVLGDFANPYKTMDFTNEAGEIRALAKIVEGGFVFKGLKPVNWCFDCGSALAEAEVEYENKKSSTIDVAFPIADEDKLAAAFGLGKLSKPASIVIWTTTPWTIPANQALNVHPEFNYALVDVGDRLLVLAEELVESCLARYNLEGSVLATAPGSALELINFRHPFYDRLSPVYLADYVELGAGTGVVHSAPAYGVDDFVTCKKYGMVNDEILNPVQSNGVYVPSLEFFGGQFIWKANPAIVDKLTEVGALLHTTIIEHSYMHCWRHKTPLIYRATAQWFIGMDKQPTTGDTLRQRSLKAIEDTQFVPSWGQARLHSMIANRPDWCISRQRNWGVPIPFFLNKESGELHPRTVELMEEVAKRVEVEGIEAWFKMDAAELLGDEAPLYDKISDTLDVWFDSGTTHWHVLRGSHPMGHESGPRADLYLEGSDQHRGWFHSSLLTGCAIDNHAPYRELLTHGFTVDESGRKMSKSLGNVIAPQKVNDTLGADIMRLWVASTDYSGEMAVSDQILQRSADAYRRIRNTARFLLSNLTGFNPATDLLPAEEMLALDRWAVDRTLLLQRELQEHYGEYRFWNVYSKIHNFCVQELGGFYLDIIKDRQYTTGANSKARRSCQTALFHISEALVRWIAPILAFTADELWQYLPGERNESVMLNTWYEGLTELPQGFELDRAYWDRIMAVKVAVNKEMEIQRAAKAVGGNLQAEVTLYAEEALSADLAKLSNELRFVLITSTASLAPLVQAPADAVVTEVSGLKLKIVKSNHTKCARCWHCREDVGVNPEHPEICGRCVDNISGSGEVRHYA, from the coding sequence ATGACCGACTATAAAGCCACGCTAAACCTTCCGGACACCGCCTTCCCTATGAAGGCCGGCCTGCCTCAGCGCGAACCACAGATTCTGCAGCGTTGGGACAGCATTGGCCTGTACGGAAAGTTGCGCGAAATTGGCAAGGATCGTCCGAAGTTCGTCCTGCACGACGGCCCTCCGTACGCCAACGGCACCATTCACATCGGTCACGCGCTGAACAAGATTCTCAAGGACATGATCATCCGCTCCAAGACCCTGTCGGGTTTTGATGCGCCGTATGTTCCGGGCTGGGACTGCCATGGCCTGCCGATCGAGCACAAGGTCGAAGTGACCCACGGCAAGAACCTGGGCGCGGACAAGACCCGCGAGCTGTGCCGTGCCTACGCCACCGAGCAAATCGAAGGGCAGAAGTCCGAATTCATCCGCCTCGGCGTGCTGGGCGACTTCGCCAACCCGTACAAGACCATGGACTTCACGAACGAAGCCGGCGAAATCCGTGCCCTGGCGAAAATCGTCGAGGGTGGCTTCGTGTTCAAGGGCCTCAAGCCGGTGAACTGGTGCTTCGATTGCGGTTCGGCCCTGGCCGAGGCGGAAGTCGAGTACGAAAACAAGAAGTCGTCGACCATCGACGTCGCGTTCCCTATCGCCGATGAAGACAAGCTGGCCGCCGCGTTTGGCCTGGGCAAGCTGAGCAAACCGGCGTCGATCGTGATCTGGACCACCACCCCGTGGACCATCCCGGCCAACCAGGCACTGAACGTCCATCCGGAATTCAACTACGCCCTGGTCGATGTCGGCGACAGGCTGCTGGTGCTGGCCGAAGAGCTGGTCGAATCCTGCCTGGCCCGCTACAACCTCGAGGGCTCGGTGCTGGCCACCGCGCCAGGTTCGGCGCTGGAGCTGATCAATTTCCGTCATCCGTTCTATGACCGCCTGTCGCCAGTGTACCTGGCCGACTACGTGGAATTGGGTGCGGGCACTGGCGTGGTTCACTCCGCGCCGGCCTATGGCGTTGACGACTTCGTGACCTGCAAGAAATACGGCATGGTCAACGATGAGATCCTCAACCCGGTGCAGAGCAATGGCGTGTACGTGCCGTCGCTGGAGTTCTTTGGCGGCCAGTTCATCTGGAAAGCCAACCCGGCCATCGTCGATAAGCTGACCGAAGTCGGCGCGCTGCTGCACACCACCATCATCGAACACAGCTACATGCACTGCTGGCGCCACAAGACCCCGCTGATCTACCGCGCCACCGCGCAGTGGTTCATCGGCATGGACAAGCAGCCAACCACTGGCGACACCCTGCGCCAGCGTTCGCTCAAAGCCATCGAAGACACCCAGTTCGTTCCGTCCTGGGGCCAGGCGCGCCTGCATTCGATGATCGCCAACCGTCCGGACTGGTGCATCTCGCGCCAGCGCAACTGGGGCGTGCCGATCCCGTTCTTCCTGAACAAGGAAAGCGGCGAGTTGCACCCACGCACCGTCGAGCTGATGGAAGAGGTGGCCAAGCGCGTCGAAGTCGAAGGCATCGAAGCCTGGTTCAAGATGGACGCCGCCGAACTGTTGGGCGACGAAGCGCCGCTGTATGACAAGATCAGCGACACCCTGGACGTCTGGTTCGATTCCGGCACCACCCACTGGCACGTTCTGCGCGGCTCGCACCCGATGGGTCACGAAAGCGGCCCGCGTGCCGACCTGTACCTGGAAGGTTCGGACCAGCACCGCGGCTGGTTCCACTCCTCGTTGCTGACCGGTTGCGCCATCGACAACCACGCGCCGTACCGCGAGCTGCTGACCCATGGTTTCACGGTTGATGAGTCCGGCCGCAAGATGTCCAAGTCCTTGGGCAACGTGATCGCGCCGCAGAAGGTCAACGACACCCTGGGCGCCGACATCATGCGTCTGTGGGTGGCGTCCACCGACTATTCCGGCGAGATGGCCGTTTCCGACCAGATCCTGCAGCGCAGCGCGGACGCCTACCGGCGGATCCGTAACACCGCGCGCTTCCTGCTGTCGAACCTGACCGGCTTCAACCCGGCCACCGACCTGCTGCCGGCCGAAGAAATGCTCGCGCTGGACCGTTGGGCCGTGGACCGTACCCTGTTGCTGCAACGCGAGTTACAGGAACACTACGGCGAGTACCGCTTCTGGAACGTCTACTCCAAGATCCACAATTTCTGCGTGCAGGAATTGGGCGGTTTCTACCTCGACATCATCAAGGACCGCCAGTACACCACTGGCGCCAACAGCAAGGCGCGCCGTTCGTGCCAGACCGCGCTGTTCCACATCAGCGAAGCGCTGGTGCGCTGGATCGCGCCGATCCTGGCGTTCACCGCCGACGAGCTGTGGCAGTACCTGCCGGGCGAGCGCAACGAATCGGTAATGCTCAACACCTGGTACGAAGGCCTGACCGAGTTGCCGCAAGGCTTCGAACTGGACCGTGCCTACTGGGATCGGATCATGGCGGTCAAGGTGGCGGTCAACAAGGAAATGGAGATCCAGCGCGCGGCCAAGGCCGTCGGTGGCAACCTGCAGGCCGAAGTGACCCTCTACGCCGAGGAAGCCCTGAGCGCCGATCTGGCCAAGCTGAGCAACGAGCTGCGTTTCGTGCTGATCACCTCCACCGCCAGTCTCGCGCCGTTGGTGCAGGCACCGGCCGATGCGGTGGTCACTGAGGTCAGCGGCCTGAAGCTGAAGATCGTCAAGTCGAACCACACCAAGTGCGCCCGTTGCTGGCACTGCCGCGAAGACGTCGGCGTGAACCCGGAGCATCCGGAAATCTGCGGTCGTTGCGTCGACAACATCAGCGGCAGCGGTGAGGTTCGTCACTATGCCTAA